DNA from Helcococcus ovis:
AGGGATAGAATTAAAAATTGTTTCTCTTATTTTGAAGAATGAAAGTAAAATAAAGATAATACCTTCAAGTAAAATTATAAATAATGCCTCTTGCCATTTAAATCCATATTTTAAGCAAACAGTATATGTGAAATATGCTGAAAGACCAATTCCCGGTGCTAGAGCAAAAGGGTATTTTGCGAATAATCCCATGATTATTGTTGCTACACCTGCCGAAATAGCAGTTGCGATGAATACACCATTAAAATCCATACCTGTTTTAGATAACATATCCGGATTTAAGAATAAGATGTATGCCATCGTCATAAAAGTTGTAAGTCCGGCGATAAACTCTGTTTTAAAATTTGTTTTATTTTCTTTTAGTTTAAAAAATTTTTCCATAAATTTCTCCTTAATAAAATATATATAAAAATAAGGATGATAAAATCACCCTTAATTTATTAAGCATTTAAGAATAAATATCTTAATAAAAATAGTCCTGATAATACTAGTACAAGAGGACTAATTTCTTTATATTTTCCTGAAAATACTTTTATAATTGTGTATGAAAGCACACCAAATACAATACCTTCAGAAATTGATTCTGTGAAAGGGATTGCTGCAATTGTTATAAATGCAGGGATGCCTTCTGTGAAATCTTCCCAATTAATTTTTAGTAATGGGCTTGTCATTAAAAATCCTACAATAATTAGTGCAGGAGCTGTTGCAACCGCAGGAACAAGTAAGAATAATGGACTAAAAATAATTGATAAAAGGAAAAATATTCCTGTTACTATAGCTGTTAAACCTGTTCTACCACCTTCGGCAACACCTGCTGATGATTCAACAAATGTTGTAACTGTAGAAGTACCAAGTAAAGCACCTAATGTTGTACCGATTGCATCTGCAAAAAGAGCTTTTTCAACTCTTGGTAAATTACCATCTTCATCAAGCATATTTGTTTTAGAAGCAACACCTGCTAGTGAGCCAACTGTATCAAACATATCTAAAAATAGCAATGTAAATAATGAAATCCAAAATGATTGCTCTAAAATATTTTTAGGTATTGCAATTTTAAAAGCAACTTCTTGGAATCCATGAGGGATGCTTATAAGACTGAAATTTGCAGGTGTTTTTGTTATTCCAAAAGGAATTCCTATTAATGTTGTAGCGATAATACCGATTAAAATAGCACCTTTTACTTTTCTTGCGACTAAAATAGCTGTGATTAAAATACCTAAAACTGCAACAATAGTAATTGGACTAGAAATATCGCCTACAGAAATCAATGTCCCATTTCCTGCTTTTACAAGACCGGCACTTTGGAAGCCTAGAAATGCAATAAAAAACCCAATCCCAACGGAAATTGAATTTTTTAATGTTACAGGAATTGATTTAAAGATTACTTCCCTGAATTTTACAGCTGAAAGTAAAATAAAAATAATACCTTCCATTAAAATAATAAATAGGGCTTCATTCCAAGTATATCCATATTTTAATACAATTGTGTATGTAAAATAAGCATTAAGACCCATACCAGGTGCTAATGCGAATGGATATTTTGCTAAAAGCCCCATTATAATACTTGCAACTGCTGCTGATAATGCTGTTGCAACAAATATTCCTTGTTGATTCATCCCGGTTTCTTTTAACATGCCAGGGTTTACAAATAGTATGTAAGCCATTGTCATGAATGTAGTGATACCAGCGATTATTTCAGTACGGATATTCGTACCATTTTCTTTAAGTTTAAAAAACTTTTCCACATAATCCTCCGAATTATTTCAGTAACATCTAACACAATTATTTTATCAAGAATAAAAAAAATGTCAATAATATTATTAACTATATATAGTGTGTTTTTTATTTATTGAGTATAGAATATATAATATGTAGATAGGATTTTTGTGAGATAATATTTATATTTTTATTAACAATTTTATGATTTCTTGGTATAATCAAAAAGGAGGTTTTCATGATAGATAATTATAATATTTACATCTCTACTGTATTTGGATTGGAATCAGTAGTTAAAAAAGAGTGTGAAGCTTTAGGATTCAAGGATTTAAAAGTTTCAAATAGTAAAATTGAATTTGTTGGAAGTCAAAGAGATATTGTAAAAGCTAATTTATGGCTTAGATCAGCAGAGAGAGTTTATATTAAACTTTTAGAATTTAAAGCATTAACATTTGAGGATATATATGAAAATGTAAATAACTTTGATTGGGAAAATTATCTTTCAGAAAATGGTAAAATACTTGTTTCAGGAAAATCTTTAAAATCAAAATTGTATTCTATTTCTGATAATCAGGCAATCACTAAAAAGGCGATTATTAATAGATTGTCAAAAAAATATGATAAATCATGGTTTGATGAAACAGATGAAGAGTATAAAATAAGTATTTCAATTTTGAATGATATTGCTACAGTTAGATTAGATACTTCAGGAGTAGGATTGCATAAAAGAGGATATAGAACTAAGCAAAATGAAGCTCCTATGAAAGAAACATTAGCTGCAGCTTTGATACAAATTTCAAATTGGAATAAAAAAAGTGATTTTATTGATTTGTTTTGTGGTTCAGGCACTATTCCTATAGAAGCAGCATTGATTGCAAAAAATATAGCTCCGGGAATATCAAGAAGTTTTGATTTTATTAATTGGAAGTTTTTTGATAAAAATATTTATAAAGAAGAAAAAATTAATGCGTATAATTCAATAAATGATAAAGATGTTAAAATTATAGGTTTTGATATAGATAAAAAGGCTATAGAAATAGCAAAAGAAAACGCAGTAAATGCAGGTGTGGAAGAATATATAAAATTTGTAGTAAAAGATGTTAAAGATGTGGGATTACAAAATAATTTTGCCACAGTAATTTCTAATCCTCCATATGGGGAGAGAATTGGAGAAAAAGAGGATTTAGAAAAGATATATAATGCAATATCTAAAATCACAAAAAAATACACTACACTATCATTTTATTTTATTACATCTGATGGAGATTTTGAACGCAAAATAAATATGAAATCAGATAAAAAAAGAAAGTTATATAATGGTCGGATAGAGGTTAATTATTATCAATTCTATGGACCTAGTATTTTAGATTTATTGGGAGGCTAAAATGAAATTTGAGCCCAAAATAGAAAATTTTACAAGATATGTTCAAGGAGCAAACTTCAGGTTCTTGGATGCTATGGAAGATCTTGTAAGAATTAGAGACCATAATGGAGAAATTCTTTTTGAAAATAAATCAATGAGAGATTTAATAGAAAATCTTATTATTAAAAATAAAAGAAGATTAATATCGCCTCAACTTTTTTTAGAATTATATGAAAAAAGAAAACAAGGAAAAGATTTATTAAAAAGAGAAGTAAATATTGATGGTAAATTATATTCAATAAATGCATCCCCTATATATAATGATATTGGAGATTTAGAAGGATATATCGAAGTTTTTAGAGATATAACTTCTGAAAGAAATACAACAAAACAATTATATATTGCCAATAGAAAAATTAATGAAGATATCCAAATGGCGAAGAAGATTCAAAAAAGTATTCTTCCGAAGAAAAAAAAGTATAAAAATATTTCTTTTCAATTTGCACACGTTCCTTCTGATAATTTGTCAGGAGATGTATTTGATGTTATAGAGATAACTAAAAATAAGTTTGGTATATACATTGCTGACGTTGTTGGGCATGGTATTTCTGCATCAATAATGACTATGTTTATAAGACAGTCAATGAGAAGCATAGTTCAAGAAGATGAAAATTTAAGTCCTTCAGAAACTATACAAGAATTGAAAAGTATGTTTAGTCAGCTCAATTTGGATATTAGTCAGTATTTTACAATTGTATATATGGTTATGGATACTGATAAAAAATTATTAAAATATGTTAATGCAGGACACAATTGTGCACCTATTTTATTTAATTCTTCAAGATTAGGATTTTTACAAAATTGTGGATATTTTATATCTAATTTATTTGAAAATGTTAAATTTAATGAAAAAGAATTATATTTAAACAAAGGTGATAAAATATTAATATATACAGATGGTTTGACGGAAACTACAAATTATTTTGGAGAATTTTTTGGGGAAGATAGATTAGTAAAATGGATAAGAAAAAATCGCAATGAAAAACAATTTGTAAAAAAACTTATAAATGAAGTTGAAATTTTCAGATACAATAAACAAGTTGATGATATTGCGATATTATATTTAGAGTTAATTTAAGGAGTATAAAATGAAAATTGATTTAAGTAAAGCTGTTTTAGAAAATAAAATTGAAGATATAAAAGAAGAAGTATTAAGAGCTCAACAAATTTTGGTTGAAGGTGAAGGTGAGGGAAGTGATTTCTTAGGATGGTTAGATTTACCAATTAACTATGATAAAGAAGAATTTGAGAGAATAAAAAATGCTGCTAAAAGAATTAGAAAAAATTCTGATGTATTAGTAGCAATAGGGATTGGGGGATCATATCTAGGTGCACAAGCTGTACTTTCAGCATTAACAAATAGTTATGCAAAAAATAAACCAGAAGTAATATTTGTTGGTAATCATTTATCTTCTACAGAAATCGTAGAATTAAAGGAATATTTAAGGGACAAGGATTTTTCAATTAATGTAATCTCAAAATCCGGAACAACAACAGAACCGGCAATAGCATTTAGAATTTTTAAGGAATTATTGGAAGAAAAATATTCTGAAGAAGAAGCAAAAAGTAGAATTTTTGCTACAACAGATAAGGAAAAGGGGGCATTAAAAACATTAGCAACACAAAAGGGATACGAAACTTTTGTTGTGCCGGATAATGTTGGAGGAAGATTCTCAGTTTTAACAGCTGTAGGATTATTGCCAATTGCGGTTGCAGGAATTGACATTGATGCTCTAATGCAAGGGGCAGCTGATTATAGAAAAGAAGTTTTAGATAAAGAATTTGAAGAAAATGATGCGTTGAAATATGTTGCCATGAGAAATGTGTTATATAGAGAAGGAAAAGATATTGAAATTTTAGTAGCATATGAACCAAAATTAAAATTCTTCAATGAATGGTGGAAACAATTAGAAGGTGAATCAGAAGGAAAAGATGGAAAAGCATTATTCCCTGCAAGTGTAATATTTACAACTGATTTACATTCATTAGGACAAATTATTCAAGAAGGTAAAAGAAATATTTTTGAAACAGTAATTTCTGTAGATACGCCAAAATATGATATTAGCATTAAATCAGATGAAGATAATTTGGATGGACTAAATTATTTAGTAGGGAAGACGGTTGATGAAGTAAATAAAGTTGCAACAAAAGCTACAGTTGATGCTCATGTTGATGGTAATGTACCAAATATTGTATTACACTTAGAAAAGATTGATGAATACAATTTAGGAAAAATGATTTACTTCTTTGAATATGCAATAGGTGTATCTGGATACGTTTTAGAAATCAACCCATTTAACCAACCGGGAGTAGAAAAATATAAAGCAAATATGTTTAAGATGTTAGAAAAACCAGGATATTAATATAGAAAGAGAATATTTATGGGAAAAAAAAGTAATTTAGAATCACAATATAAGCATTCAATTGAACAATTAACTCAAAAAACTAAGGAAGAACTTTTAGAAAGAGGAGTAACTATTGATGACATAGCAGAAATAGTTATGAAACTTCAAAGTCCATATATAAAGGATTTGTCTATTGAATTTTGTAAATATTCAATTAATAAAGTATTAGAAAAAAGAGAAGTAGTAAATGCGGTTTTAACAGGAATACAATTAGATAAATTAGCAGAAAAAGATTTAATTGAAGAGCCTATTTTGAGTGTTATTAAGTCAGATGAAGGTTTATATGGAATAGATGAAATCCTTCCTTTATCAATTGTAAATTTATATGGGTCAATTGGATTAACGAATTTTGGATATTTGGATAAAGAAAAAATCGGAATAATCAAAAAAGTTGACGAAGCAAAAGCTGGAGCTGTAAATACGTTTTTAGATGATATAATTGCTGCTATAGCAGCAGCTGCAGCTTCAAGGATTGCCCATAGTTTAAGAGAACCAAATAAAAAGCATTATGAGTAAGAAATATTACGCAGTTAGAGTTGGTAGAAAAACGGGTATTTTTTCTACTTGGGACGAATGTTCAAAACAAGTTATAGGATTTAAGGGTGCAATTTATAAAAGTTTTTTAACAAAAGAGGCAGCTCAAAATTTTGTTGGAAATATTGAAAAAGTAGAAATCTCAAAAGATTCAATTAAAGATAATGAGATAATAGCTTATGTAGACGGGTCTTATAATATAAGTACCGGAGAATTTGGATATGGAGTAATTTTGCTTGATAACCATCAAGAAATTACTTTTAATAAAGTAATTTATGATGATGAATTAAAAAATCAACGTAATGTAGCAGGCGAAGTATTTGGTTCAATGGCTGCTATAGGCAAAGCTATAGAACTAAAAAAATCTAAGATATATATTCATTTCGATTATATGGGTATAAAAGCATGGGCTATAGGAGAATGGAAAACAAATATTCAACTTACAAAGGATTATAAAAAATTTATAGATGAAAAATCTTCTTTAATAGATATTGAATTTATAAAAGTAAAAGCTCATTCAAATAACAAATATAATGACATAGCTGATAGACTAGCGAAAAATGCGGTTGGTATAAAATAAAATTCCCATTGATGCCACGAGTCCTCGCTCCGTAAGGAGCTGCGGAGGTGGCTATATGGGAATTTTATTTTATTATGATAAAACTATTTTAATTATTTATTTTTTAATAAATCTCTAATTTCAGTTAATAAAACTTCTTCTTTTGAAGGAGCTGCTGGAGCTTCTTCTTTTGGTTTTTGAGTTTTGTTATAAGCTTTAACTATTACAAACATCACAAATGATACTATAAAGAATGTAATAACTGCATTAATAAAATTACCAATCATAAATGTAACGCCTGCTATAGTAATTTGTAATTTTGAAAAATCAATACCTGCTGTTAAAGCACCTACTAAAGGCATGATTAAGTTATCTACTAAAGCTTTAACTACTGCTCCAAAAGCACCAGCCATGACTACAGCAACTCCTAATCCTAAAACATTACCTTTATTTATAAATTCCTTAAATTCTTTTAACATATTCTCCTCCTTTCTGTATATTTTATACCCATTATATTTATATATACACATAATGTCAACATAAAAGTTGATTATGACATATTATTATTATAAAATATGATAAAGGAGTATGCTTTGATGAAAGAAAATAATATATCAGTAATTTCAAAAAAATTACATGAAATTGAAGAAATAAGAAGTTTAGTTAATATATCTTCTAAAAGTGAAGTAGTATATAAATATGTTTTCGGTGTGACTGATTTTGAAAAAATAGATTTATATATTAAGGTTTTTACAAATGAAAATGATATTGTGATTAGTAAGCTTAATAACTATTTTGTGAATGAATATGAAGTTATATCTTATAAGTTTATTAATAATACAAAAAATATCATAGAATTAACTTTTGTGAACAATAATAATATATTTGAATATTTATCAGGTAATGAAAAAAATATGATAGTTTTTGATAAAGATAGAGTTTTTAAAGATTTATCTGAGCAAAAATCAAATAGTAATTGGATAATGCCTAAAGAGGATGAATTTATTGAGGAAATTATACAATTTTTATTTAATCTTTCTGAAATAGCGTTATGTTATAAGAAAAAAAATTATATAAAAGTAAGTTTATTAAAGAATGATTTATTGGATAATTTAATTTATATGTTAAATTGTTATATATCTTTAAAATATAATAATCATGTGATAGTTAATCAATATGGAAATGGACTTAGAGATTATTTAGAAGAACAAAAATTTAATGAATTTGAGTATATTGTTTTGGAAAGTTCAAGAGATGATATATGGACAATAATTTTTAAATCTGCTCAGTTGTATAGAACTATTGGTCTATATATATCTGAAAAATTAAAATATACATATCCTAAAAGAGAAGATGTTAAAATAATGAATATTTTAAGAGAAATTTATAAGGAAGAACAATGAAAAAAAGGTTTTTAAGTTTAATATTAACGTTTGTATTAATTATTACATTTGTTCCATTTTCATATGCAGCGAATTTTACATACGAAAAACAAATAAAATCTATGCTTATAGTTGATGTAAATAGTGATAAAATATTATACAAAAAAAACATAGACAAAGCATTACCTATTG
Protein-coding regions in this window:
- a CDS encoding NCS2 family permease, which translates into the protein MEKFFKLKENGTNIRTEIIAGITTFMTMAYILFVNPGMLKETGMNQQGIFVATALSAAVASIIMGLLAKYPFALAPGMGLNAYFTYTIVLKYGYTWNEALFIILMEGIIFILLSAVKFREVIFKSIPVTLKNSISVGIGFFIAFLGFQSAGLVKAGNGTLISVGDISSPITIVAVLGILITAILVARKVKGAILIGIIATTLIGIPFGITKTPANFSLISIPHGFQEVAFKIAIPKNILEQSFWISLFTLLFLDMFDTVGSLAGVASKTNMLDEDGNLPRVEKALFADAIGTTLGALLGTSTVTTFVESSAGVAEGGRTGLTAIVTGIFFLLSIIFSPLFLLVPAVATAPALIIVGFLMTSPLLKINWEDFTEGIPAFITIAAIPFTESISEGIVFGVLSYTIIKVFSGKYKEISPLVLVLSGLFLLRYLFLNA
- a CDS encoding THUMP domain-containing class I SAM-dependent RNA methyltransferase, giving the protein MIDNYNIYISTVFGLESVVKKECEALGFKDLKVSNSKIEFVGSQRDIVKANLWLRSAERVYIKLLEFKALTFEDIYENVNNFDWENYLSENGKILVSGKSLKSKLYSISDNQAITKKAIINRLSKKYDKSWFDETDEEYKISISILNDIATVRLDTSGVGLHKRGYRTKQNEAPMKETLAAALIQISNWNKKSDFIDLFCGSGTIPIEAALIAKNIAPGISRSFDFINWKFFDKNIYKEEKINAYNSINDKDVKIIGFDIDKKAIEIAKENAVNAGVEEYIKFVVKDVKDVGLQNNFATVISNPPYGERIGEKEDLEKIYNAISKITKKYTTLSFYFITSDGDFERKINMKSDKKRKLYNGRIEVNYYQFYGPSILDLLGG
- a CDS encoding PP2C family protein-serine/threonine phosphatase, yielding MKFEPKIENFTRYVQGANFRFLDAMEDLVRIRDHNGEILFENKSMRDLIENLIIKNKRRLISPQLFLELYEKRKQGKDLLKREVNIDGKLYSINASPIYNDIGDLEGYIEVFRDITSERNTTKQLYIANRKINEDIQMAKKIQKSILPKKKKYKNISFQFAHVPSDNLSGDVFDVIEITKNKFGIYIADVVGHGISASIMTMFIRQSMRSIVQEDENLSPSETIQELKSMFSQLNLDISQYFTIVYMVMDTDKKLLKYVNAGHNCAPILFNSSRLGFLQNCGYFISNLFENVKFNEKELYLNKGDKILIYTDGLTETTNYFGEFFGEDRLVKWIRKNRNEKQFVKKLINEVEIFRYNKQVDDIAILYLELI
- a CDS encoding glucose-6-phosphate isomerase; translation: MKIDLSKAVLENKIEDIKEEVLRAQQILVEGEGEGSDFLGWLDLPINYDKEEFERIKNAAKRIRKNSDVLVAIGIGGSYLGAQAVLSALTNSYAKNKPEVIFVGNHLSSTEIVELKEYLRDKDFSINVISKSGTTTEPAIAFRIFKELLEEKYSEEEAKSRIFATTDKEKGALKTLATQKGYETFVVPDNVGGRFSVLTAVGLLPIAVAGIDIDALMQGAADYRKEVLDKEFEENDALKYVAMRNVLYREGKDIEILVAYEPKLKFFNEWWKQLEGESEGKDGKALFPASVIFTTDLHSLGQIIQEGKRNIFETVISVDTPKYDISIKSDEDNLDGLNYLVGKTVDEVNKVATKATVDAHVDGNVPNIVLHLEKIDEYNLGKMIYFFEYAIGVSGYVLEINPFNQPGVEKYKANMFKMLEKPGY
- a CDS encoding phosphatidylglycerophosphatase A family protein; amino-acid sequence: MGKKSNLESQYKHSIEQLTQKTKEELLERGVTIDDIAEIVMKLQSPYIKDLSIEFCKYSINKVLEKREVVNAVLTGIQLDKLAEKDLIEEPILSVIKSDEGLYGIDEILPLSIVNLYGSIGLTNFGYLDKEKIGIIKKVDEAKAGAVNTFLDDIIAAIAAAAASRIAHSLREPNKKHYE
- a CDS encoding ribonuclease H1 domain-containing protein produces the protein MSKKYYAVRVGRKTGIFSTWDECSKQVIGFKGAIYKSFLTKEAAQNFVGNIEKVEISKDSIKDNEIIAYVDGSYNISTGEFGYGVILLDNHQEITFNKVIYDDELKNQRNVAGEVFGSMAAIGKAIELKKSKIYIHFDYMGIKAWAIGEWKTNIQLTKDYKKFIDEKSSLIDIEFIKVKAHSNNKYNDIADRLAKNAVGIK
- the mscL gene encoding large conductance mechanosensitive channel protein MscL, giving the protein MLKEFKEFINKGNVLGLGVAVVMAGAFGAVVKALVDNLIMPLVGALTAGIDFSKLQITIAGVTFMIGNFINAVITFFIVSFVMFVIVKAYNKTQKPKEEAPAAPSKEEVLLTEIRDLLKNK
- a CDS encoding aminoglycoside 6-adenylyltransferase; protein product: MKENNISVISKKLHEIEEIRSLVNISSKSEVVYKYVFGVTDFEKIDLYIKVFTNENDIVISKLNNYFVNEYEVISYKFINNTKNIIELTFVNNNNIFEYLSGNEKNMIVFDKDRVFKDLSEQKSNSNWIMPKEDEFIEEIIQFLFNLSEIALCYKKKNYIKVSLLKNDLLDNLIYMLNCYISLKYNNHVIVNQYGNGLRDYLEEQKFNEFEYIVLESSRDDIWTIIFKSAQLYRTIGLYISEKLKYTYPKREDVKIMNILREIYKEEQ